The Oryza glaberrima chromosome 5, OglaRS2, whole genome shotgun sequence DNA segment AATATaatgaactctaaaaactataagagcTAATATTTAAAGTTACAGAGAagatgaatagaaatagtggtagatcgggtaagcaaataaaaaggtgccaaAGGAGTAAGGGGTAGCTAATGGCATggtttttaaaaactataaaattattagaatCATGGGaacaataattttaaataaaatcatgtgtgaaaaatatataattttaaattgacgCTAGCTGTGCAATTGCGCTGGCCGCCCAACAAGTTCTTCTGAAAAGATCGTCATGGATCCATTGGCTCCAAGTCCCAGCGGCACTGCAGTTCGCGCGTACAGCAACCCATCAAACGAGCGAGGAAAGCTCAGCATCAAAGCGGCGTCACCGGTGAGGTCACGCGCCACCGGCGAATAAACAATAGCCGGCCGGCACGACGTCGATTTCTGAACCCTCTCTTTCGCAGAAATCCTGGGCGCCTCTCTGTCAGTTTCTCCACTACACTGTGCGCGTCTCTGCTTCAGTGGGGGTGGTCTTTGTGAAGCGGACTTGAAGGATCGGAGGTGTTCCATGGCAAGCTCGCAGTGCTGGGAGAACCCGCCGGCGCTGGACCCGGCCGGCGGAGGGGGCGAGGTCGTCCTCGACTTCGGCGGGCAGAAGGCGTACGTCGCTGGCTCGGCCGGCTCcaaggccgccgtcgtcctcatcTCCGACGCCTTTGGTAACTTCCGATTCATCACGAGTTAAATTGAACATGCAAGGATCGACTAGGGATGTTGACTGCTGAAATACCATTTCCCTCTTTGCAGGCTTTGAAGCCCCAAACCTGAGGTAAGCTATGGAACCTACTTTGAACTTGCAGTTGCTTGCTGGTATTTCTAGTACGCGTAATGGATAGTGTAGAAGGCATTTCTAAGTGGACAAAACTGCATTTACATCAGTTAATCTGAATTTCCTCTTCCAAAACCTTGTTTCAGGATAAGGGGATCATAATTACACAAGAATAGTGGATCTTCCTTTTGAAGTTTTCAATTCAGATTTgtctactacttcctccgtttcacaatgtaagtcattctagcattgtgATATATACATCAAtgtgaatgtgggaaatgctagaatgacttacattgtgaaatggagggagtattacatacGTTCCTATTTTTTCAACTCATACTTGTTGAATTTGTGCATTTGTTGAATATATACTTAGCAAAATAATACGGTATAATGTTGAATCTCATGATGTTAGCATAATCAGATTGGTATTGGAACTAGATTTTGCTTTTATGCTCTATTTGAAGTGCATCTGTTTGTTTCCTTAGCAAAAATAACACAGTATAATGTTGAATCTCATGATGAAGGTTGGATTAGTCGAGCTCTATGTAGCAAAATCAGATGGGTACTGAACTACGATTTTGCTTGTGTGCTCTATTTGAAGTGCATCTGCTTGTTTCTAGCAATACCCATCATTTATAAACTGACACGAATTTAAATATTTCGATATTTCGTGAAGGAAGATAGCAGACAAGGTTGCTTTGTTTGGTTACTTCGTTGTGGTGCCAGATTTCCTTCATGGGGACCCATACCAGCCAGACAATCCCAACAATCCTGGAATTTGGTTACAGTCACATAATCCGGTTCGTTATCTCCTCAACTTTTACCTATCCTTGAGGTTTCATGCCTATCCTTAAGGTTTCAGGACAGTTTGTTTCTATTTTCTTCTTGAAAATATTTGTGTGGAAATGCTACCATTGTCTGTGGCACGATCGCACAATGCTCCTAGCCAAGCTTGTTTCAAGCAGTAAATAATTCATTCAACCCTGTCAGAATCACATACGGAGTGTAAACCTTCTGGGCATGCCTCAAGAATGTCGTCAGTTTGAATGAACATTTTGCTGATAACTGCACTAGATGAGATGACTCTCTGAACTTTCAGTTCTTCTGCATTTATACTTTTTGTAAATGTTCTGATCATTCAGGCACTCATAGAGCTGGttgttgccttttcttttccttgctATAGCCTTCCAAGGTTATAGACCTGTaaatttttttctgctctatcaaCACGAAATGTCATACTATCTTGTGcatgttgtttaaaaaaatagtgtgtTAAAGATTCTTCTTTAATTTAACCATTGACTAGTCAGATAGCATATGATATCTGGTTTGGTCTTTTCAAGAAAAGTATTCTGTAAATTTAGGACCTATATTGGCTCTCAACACcctgaaaacttttttttatctatgtTGAAAAGTTTTATCaagcagaaaaaaatatttcttttaatcttttagataatggaagataaattttattttaatagaAAGAGGCATTTGAAGAGGCAAAACCAGTTATTGCCGCTCTAAAGGAGAAGGGAGCATCTTTCATCGGGGCTGCAGGTTATTGTTGGGGTGGTAAGTTCCATGTGTTTTACTTTTGAACTACAATTTGAAGATTGTCTTTTTTAGTAGTAATTCTTGTTTTTTGTTCTCAAAAAATTTCCCCTTAACATGCATAAATATCACCACTTTTCATATTTTCAGCAAAGGTAGTGGTGGAGTTAGCAAAAGTCCATGAAATCCAGGCTGCTGTATTGCTACACCCTTCTTTACTTGCTGTCGATGACATCAAAGGTTAAATTTGTATTGCTCGAGTTTCCACGTCCTAAATTTCATCTACTACAAGGGCTTCAAGCACTTAACCTCTGATATATTAACTAATGCTCAGAAGTCAAATGCCCAATTTCTATACTTGGTGCTGAAATTGACAAGACGTCTCCACCAGAGCTGTTAAAGCAGTTTGAGCAGATCCTTTCTCCTAACCCCGAGGTAAGTTGTCAACCTTTGGGTTGATCTTAAGCTAGAAAATTTACAGAAAGTAAGGAATGCTCAGATTCAGTTAATAGTTCACTACTGATCTaaatttgcatatatgaaatccTTGATGCCAAATTATGTGTCTCGACTGTTTGTTATGTGTTTTGATTATTTAACAACAATCAAGGTGGACTGCCTTATAAATCACATGATTATTAGTATTTCTATAATGGCAAATGTAATTTTACGATATAGGACAcccatatggggcaccatggtgcccgggcaccaaggtatgaaatacacaaattcactccaaaattttaaaatatatgcaaACATAATATGTGTGCAAATCGACCAGGTCTTTTTCCTGCTTTTCAAATGTATTTCTAACTTAAGCCCTGCATGTTTGGATATCCACGTGAGCACTTCAGTTCAGATTAAAAATCTCGGAGAGCCTTGAGGTCTTCCATTTTCTCTACAGATTGCTCACTTCGTCAAGATTTTCCCCGGCGTAGAGCATGGATGGGCTGTGAGATACAATCACGATGATGCAGCTGCCGTCAAGAGCGCTGAGGAAGCCCTGGAAGACATGATGGATTGGTTCAAGAAATACCTGAAGTAAAATCTGAATTAGCAGCTCTCCATGTACCAAGATATTGCTAAGTGCTAGCTAATGCACGAACAACTGATCTTGATATGCCATTTTGGGCCTGAACTTCGTTTATGCCATTGTGTTGTTGTAATGGCGTGTGTGCTTCCGTTCCATGTGCCTCATGATACTTACTTTTAGTACTATTTGTGAACATGTGTGTGAGGTTGATCCAATCCTGCACCAACAAACCTGAAATTTTTGCTGTGCATTGGAGTTGATTTTCCAGCAATGAAATTTGCAAATGCCAGGAAGGTTTAGAGAAAATTCACTTACTATCACATTTGATCATGCAAAAACTATACCAAATTACAagaagcaaaaacaaaaaaggataACTGTCTTAGATTTTTGGTCTTCAGGCTATTGATGGGTGGCTACTGGCTAGTTAGTTCTGCATAGTCATACAGAAATCTGAAGGTCTGCCTTCCTTCCGTGACTTGTTTACAGCTGATCTGACGATGTCAACGGTCAACTTTGTCTTGCTTCTCCTCCACAGAAGGAATTGGattgtttgttttgttgatctaatcttttctttttataaagctaatgcccactaaacatttaaaactcaacatgcaagtatagTATTTATTAACACTCCTAAACCTACACAAACATGACACATCAATCTATTAAGCACACAAAACTCAACATGTAaatatatagtaattatatctacaatttatttcatcctaaaactaaacatacatatgctaaatcatcattctcaaatcattttcataatatttcagtccaaatcatttcatcatttctctaatatctaacatatatcctgCAGAAAAGCACGGGACATTATCTAGTTAACAATATTACCTACTCCAATCCACATGGAATCGGTCCAATCCACGTGTacatccaaacaaaaaaaaatatggtggtGTAGTATCTATCAAGGGATTAGTCAAAGGAGTCGGTGAGCGATGTGATCGTGGTACTCGACTACGcttctttcctttttatttttgcagaAGAGTTTCATGAGTGCGTAGAAACATTGCACATTGCATTAATTCTGCGGGGTTTTTcagattgtagctaaaataaatcttattaaattttagtaggatttgttatgtattgaccaaagtttggcaaaaaaaaaaaaaactaaatgtatgcacatttttgacaattttattaaaaaatatatggtttaaAATGATATCAATTTGAATAGCCTTGTATCTAATCAAAATTATTGCTCTCATTTTAGGAATGGAGTTGGCTGCACTGAAAATTGTGTGCTTGAAGATTAGTCTAATCATACAGCAGTATGCCGTCGATTACATAAATAAATACTCCTTCCAACTCAAAACATATGACAACTATTTTGTTCAATGTTTTGTAATATAATATAAGacgtatatacatgtatacaattTAGTAGCACATATATTTctctagattcgtttttataAAAATCCCCCACCCTCAAGATATCCAATCCTAGGGAGTATGGATGGTATTTTTTATGGTTATCCAAACGAATAGGCGATAATTATATTTACATTAGTGGTAGTTgcaccttatattttgggataggaGTACATATTATGAAAATCTTTACTACTTACATAAAAAGCGTAACTCAACCAGTTAGATTTCTTGCGTTGAAACAAACCGCCCGGGTTCTAGGACTAGACTTGACTAGGTTCTATCGGAAACCCCCCGATAAGATAATATTTGCCcccttttttttgaatttggcaatatttatttaaatttgaccaaattttattTAGTAAAATCACATAATTCCAGACTGAAATAACCGAAATTTCATAAATTTCAGCCATATCGGTGACCCCCGATACAAATGCATGAAACGATAGATTGAAGCATGAACTTGACACGTGTGCTTGTATTTACTGTTTATTATTCTTTTAATTGTAGGTGACGTATCCATCGATAACAATGCATCCGttgtgacttcgtcaatctcaagacacCTATGATGACTTTATCAATTTTAAGATATGCCGACTCAAAAAAAGTGATGGTAATGTTATCTTTTTCAAACTTCATTAGCACAAGCATATTCTTGTGTAAGAAAGGTACCAGTGGTAGACTACGGAAATAAGGTGCTCCAGTGTTAAACCAAACCATGCATGCCTAAACAATTGGATCCCTCAATTGCCTACTCAACTCTTCTACATATCATCACTATATCCCATTATCCATTTCTTTAGTACTTCTTTTTTTCATCTAGACTTTTTTAAAGAACAGGCAGATTTTATAACCCGGCTTTGAAAGAAAGCCCAAATAGAACAAGGTCTTTGAGGAAATAACGAAAGTATTTTGTTCATCCAGATGTGAAAGTATTTTCATCTTTTAAGAGGAtatcttattatttttacatACCTTTCAAATAGTCATTTTAAAAAGTTACATATTTATAtggtgatatatcatatattgttctattttatcaatttttccTATGATTTTTTTAGTAACATGTACGAAACGACGGGATGTTCTCAAAGGATGAAAAATCCACATTCCATCTAAGATTACTAACCTTCTCGAGTCCTTTGGCGTGTCCTCACAGCCTATTGAcaaacacaagaaaaaatgCATGCATATTTGATCAACAATGCACGCATTTGATTTGATGATGTTCTTGCTTAGAAGATGGCATTGCCACGTCCCAAGGGCGCATCCGCGCATGCGACCTTCCAAGTCCCAACATAAAATGTTTCAATTTTCCTGCCTGCTGTCATGTCGAACGCAGCCTCCTAATTAAGAAATTGCAATCACTGTCTGTATGTAACATCATCTAAAAATTAGAATTTTTTAGTTTATCATACAAAGATATTGGCATTGACTAAACATTATTAACTGAATTATATGACTCCATATGCAGCAAGTagtgcattctttttttttttaacgtgaCATAGCACGCACACACTCCATACGGATGATGGTATATTATTATCCTTATGAGTACCTCTAAAACACACGCACACTCACTTTATAAACGCACATACGCACACCATCTAATACCATATAATACGAATTAATAATATAATCACACACACTcattttataaataattaaaaaaccCTATCCAGTTAAATTACGTTTACTTCACGTCAAGCGGTGCATTCTGAAAGCCTACACGTCGATCGATTGCCAAGTCAGTCGCATGACcgtgttctgaaaaaaaa contains these protein-coding regions:
- the LOC127774597 gene encoding endo-1,3;1,4-beta-D-glucanase-like; amino-acid sequence: MASSQCWENPPALDPAGGGGEVVLDFGGQKAYVAGSAGSKAAVVLISDAFGFEAPNLRKIADKVALFGYFVVVPDFLHGDPYQPDNPNNPGIWLQSHNPKEAFEEAKPVIAALKEKGASFIGAAGYCWGAKVVVELAKVHEIQAAVLLHPSLLAVDDIKEVKCPISILGAEIDKTSPPELLKQFEQILSPNPEIAHFVKIFPGVEHGWAVRYNHDDAAAVKSAEEALEDMMDWFKKYLK